GAACTGAAGTGGCGCGTCGATTCCTACCGCGACTGGCAGCTGGACGGCTACGGCGAGGTCATTCTCCAGGCCAACGTCGAGGACACCATGCTCGGCGTGCAGGAATATGCCATCAAGAACCTCGGCGTCGAGTCGGTCGAATTGAAGTGGGGCCAGGGCGCCAAGGATATCGGCGGCGAAGTGAAAATCCGCGATCTCAACAAGGCGCAGGAGTTGCAGAAGCGCGGCTACGTCGTTCTTCCTAACCCGTCCGATCCCGGCGTTATCGAGGCTTTCAAGCGCGGCGCCTTCCACGAGTTCGAGCGCCACTCCCGCGTCGGCATGGTCACGCTCGACGGCTTCATGAAGCGGGTCGAAGAGCTGCGCAAGTGCGGCGCCAAGCGCATCACGCTGAAGACCGGCGCATACAGGCCCGAGGACACAGCACGCGCCGTCAAGTACGCCTCGCTTTGCGAACTCGACCTGCTCACCGTCGACGGCGCCGGTGGCGGCACCGGCATGAGCCCGTGGCGGATGATGAACGAGTGGGGCATCCCCTCGGTCGAACTGCACTCGCTGGTCTACCAGTACTACTGCAAGCTGGCCAGCAAGAAGATGTTCCTGCCCGACCTGGCTTTCGCCGGCGGCTTCACCTTCGAAGACCAGATGTTCAAAGGACTCGCGCTCGGCGCCCCGTTTGCCAAGCTGATCGCCTACGCCCGCGCACCGCTGGCGGCGGCGATGGTGGCCAAGAACATCGGCAAGGCCATCGAGTCGCAAAACCTGCCCATCTACATCCAGCGCTTCGGCATGGGCGTGGATGAGATCTTCGTCACCGCGCACGAGTTGCGTCACATCCTGGGCGACCGCTTCAAGAAGCTGCCCATCGGCGCCATCGGCGTCTACACCTACAACCAGCGGCTGGCGCAGGGACTGCGGCAGTTCATGACCGGCGCGCGCAAGTTCGCCCTGCATTACATCACCCGCGACGACATCGCCTCCCTGACGACCGAGGCTGCCCGCATCAGCGGCATCGAGTACATCATGGACGTCGATGAGAAGCAGGCGGATGACATCCTGTTCGCCAACGGCACTTCCAAGGCGGCCAAGGCTGCCAAGCCGCGGGTCCTGGCCGGCAAGAATGGGAAGGGGAGGAAGTAGCTTGTGTCGGCACGACTTCTGTCGTGCCGAAGGGAACTTCACAGCGGCGGCTTGAGCCGCTGAGGCCACAGGAATCACTCGCAGCGCGCTCAAACCAGGGACGCGCGAGTAAAAGGAACCCGGGGCGGCGCAGCCCCGGGTTTCTCTTTTGGCCGGCTATCAGTCTGTCAGTTTTTCCGTACCTTTCGAAAGGAAGTCCGCGAGCTGATGGACATGCGCTATGCTTAATGGTTTTCCTGGGAGGCGCTGACCATGCCTGACGCAGCTGCCGGCACGCTGCACGACGCCGTCCGCCGGCTCTGGCCGGAGCTGGAGTGGATACAAAATAAGGACTTGCTCGAGAAGGTGGCGCGCACCTGGTCGCGGGCATTCGAGCTCTCTCCGTTGACGCCCGACGACCTGGAACGCATTCCCTTCACGCTGCTGGTGCCGAACTGCACGGCGACATTCATGGAGCACAAACGTTGTGTGGTCCACATCGCGCGCCGTTCCGCCGAGGCCATGCGCGAGCACATGGGCCGCACTCTGGCCATCGACATGGACGTCGTGATCGCGGGCGCGATCCTCGCGGACGTTGGAAAGCTTTTGGAATACGAGAATGTGGGCGGCAAGACGCGGCAATCGAAACGCGGTGAGCTGCTGCGGCACCCTTTCACCGGCGTAGCGCTGGCCATGGAGTGCGGGGTGCCTGACGCGGTCTGCCACATCATCGCCGCCCACGCCGCCGAAGGGGATCATGTGCGGCGCTCCACGGAAGCAATCATCGTGCACCACGCCGACTTTATGGCCTACGAACCGTTCAGAAATCTGAAATGACGATCACCGGACCGATCTCGCAATTCGCATCGTCGCTCAAGTTTGAAGACCTCTCCCCCGACGCCGTTTACCAGGCGAAGCGATTCCTGCTGGACTCAATCGGCTGTGCCCTCGGCGGCTACCGCCAGCACGACGTCGTCATGGCGCTGCAAGTGCTGGACGAAATCGCCGGCCGCGGCCCGTGCACGGTGATCGGCAGCGGCAAGCGCGTGGACGCCGTGTCGGCATCGCTGGCGAACGCGTTAATGATCCGCTGCATGGACTACAACGACATCTACTGGAAGCAGGACCCCTCGCATCCCTCCGACATTTTTCCCGCGGCACTGGCCTGCTGCGAGCGCTCCGGCAGCGATGGCCGTGAATTGATCGTGGGGTTGGTGCTCGGCCATGAGTTCGAGTGCCGCTTCTGCGAGGCAGCCTTTCCCGGCATTCGCGAGCGCGGTTGGCATCACGCAACATTGACAGCGTTCATTTCGCCAATCGTGGCCGGACGTGCGCTGCATCTTTCAGCGGAGCAGATTCAGCACGCCATCGGCATCTCGGCGTCCCGCCATGCAACCTTCGGGGCGGTGACCGCCGGCAAGCTAACCATGATGAAGAACACCGTGGACCCGATGGCGACGCAGTCCGGCGTGCTGGCCGCCCTCATGGCCGAAAAGGGCTACACCGGCCCCGAGCACGTGGTGGATGGCAAAGAGGGGCTGACGCATTGCTTCGGGCCCGAGTGGAAACTGGACGTGCTGACAGAAGGGCTGGGGCAGTCATGGCGCATCACCCAATGCGGGATGAAGTTCTTCCCTACCGAGGCGCTTACGCACGCGCCCATCTCGGCCGTACTTGACCTGGTGCATGCGCACGACCTCAAGCCCGACCAGGTGGCAAAAGTCCACATTCGTTCGCTGGCGCGCGCCGCCGACATCCTCTCCGACCCCAGCAAGTACGATCCTCACACCAAGGAAACCGCCGACCATTCGCTGCCTTACGTGATCGCCGCCGCCCTGGTGGACCGCCAGGTCACGCCGGCGCAGTTCACGCCGGAGAAGATCATGGACGCGAAGATTCGCGCGCAACTGCGCAAGGTTGAAGTGATCGGCGATCCCGAAATCGAAAAAGTATTCCCCGCCTTGCAGCGCGTCATCGTGACCGTTCGCACTACGTCAGGGCAGGAGTTCACCCGGCAGCTCGACTATCCTAAGGGCGATCCGCGCAACCGTTTGTCGGATGCCGAAATTGAAGAGAAGTTCGCGGCGCTGGCGGGGCCGGTGATGTCGCGCGCCGCGCAAGAAAAGATCCGCGAGGCAGTGTGGAACCTGGAAAAGCTGGAATCCGTTAGCGGGTTGATGAAGCTGCTGAAGGAGAAACGCATGGTTGCTAACCAAACTAAAGGGATGGCCCATGGGTCAGACGATCACTGAAAAAATCGCGCAGGCGCACCTTGCCCAGGGCCCGAAACGTGCCGTGCGGGCGGGCGACTTCGTCTCCATCCGTCCGAAGCATGTCATGACCCACGACAACACTTCGGCGGTAATAAAGAAGTTCAAGTCCATCGGTGCGACAACAATCCATGACCCGCGCCAGCCTGTGTTCGCGCTCGACCATGACATCCAGAATCAATGCGAGGAGAACCGTAAGAAGTACAGCGCCATCGAGGCCTTTGCGCGCGAGCACGGCATTGATTTTTATCCGGCAGGCACCGGCATCGGTCACCAGATCATGTGCGAGCGTGGCTACGTCACGCCCGGATCGTTCGTCGTCGCCAGCGATTCTCATTCCAACATGTACGGCGCGCTCGCCGCGATCGGCACGCCTGTGGTCCGCACCGATGCCGCTGCCATCTGGGCAACCGGCGAATTCTGGTGGCAGATTCCGCGAACCGTGCAGGTGGTGCTCGATGGGTCGCTGACGCCTGGCGTTTCCGGCAAAGACGTGATCATTGCCCTTTGTGGCGCGTTCAATGTGCATGTTCTGAATGCGGCGGTGGAATTCAGCGGACCGGGTGTTGCGTCGCTCTCCCTGGATGCCCGCATGACGATCGCCAACATGACGACCGAGTGGGGCGCCCTGGTCGGCTGGTTCCCGTGCGATGAGATCACGATCCAGTGGCTGCGCGAACGGAGACAGGAGCGCCTACAACGCGGCGAGCCCGCGCGCTATAGCGAAGCGGACTTAAGATCGTGGGTCACCGATCCGCCGCACCCGGACGCGGATGCCGATTACGCTGCGCGCATTACGCTCGATCTCTCGCACCTCACGCCACACGTGTCCGGCCCCGACACGGTGCAGGAGATGACTTCCCTGGTCGAACTCGAAAAAAAGAAGGTCGCCATCCAGAAGGCGTACCTGTTGTCGTGCGTGAACTCGCGCGTCGAGGACCTGGAGGAAGCGGCGCTGGTGCTGCTGAACAAGAAAGTAGCGCCCTCGGTCAAGTTCTACCTCGGAGCCGCCAGCAAGCGGGTACAGGAGGAAGCGGAGAGGCGCGGCATCTGGCGCACCCTGGAGGAAGCTGGCGCAACCACTCTGCCGGCCGGGTGCGGACCATGCATCGGCCTCGGTGTCGGATTGCTGGAACCAGGGGAGGTCGGGATTTCCGCCACCAACCGCAATTTCAAGGGACGTATGGGTTCCCGCGAGGCGCAGTGTTACCTCGCATCGCCCGCGGTGGTGGCGGCAAGTGCGGTGGCCGGCTATATCTGCGGGCCGGAAACGCTGGGGCGTCCGTCAGGAGAGCGTGACGATCGCAAGAAAACCGGCGGCATGCTGGCGCGTTACAAGAACCTGCAAGTGGGGCGCCGGTCGGAGAGTGCGGGCGAGACGGTGGAGATCATTCCCGGATTTCCCGAGCGCCTGCGCGGTCGTCTGGTATTTGTGCCCAAAGACAACCTCAACACCGACGCGATTTATCCCGGCAGCTACACTTATCGCGATGACGTCACGCCGCAGATGATGGCCGATGTTGCCTTCTCCAATTACGATCCCGAATTTCCGAAGCTTACTCGTCCGGGCGACGTGATAGTAAGCGGCGCCAACTTTGGCACAGGCTCCAGCCGCGAGCAGGCGGCAACGTCGCTCAAGGCGAAAGGCTTTCCGCTGCTCATCGCCGCCTCGTTCTCGCAAACGTATTTACGCAATGCCTTCAACAACGGCTTCCTGTGCATCGAGATTCCGGAACTGGTGAAACGATTGAAGGCGGACTTTGCACAGCAGATCGCGGCAGGGGGGAAGACGATCATTCCGGGTGACGAGGTCGCCATCGACTTCACCAGCGGCGTGGTCACATGGCGTAGTGACCAGTTCCGTTTCCCCCCGCTGGGCGCCGTGCCACAATCGCTGGTGGTCGCGGGCGGAGTCGAGAACCTGGTTGCGCGGCGACTGCGATCTTAGTACCCGTGATTGCTGAACTGCAGACGTGCGGAATTGCCGGATCGAAGCACGGCGTGAACAATTCGGCAATTTGACAATTCGGCAGTTCAGCAATGGAGGGATTCATGGCGAAACACACACTCGTGTCAATGCCTGGCGATGGCATTGGCAACCAGGTTCTACCGGAGGCGATTCGCGTGCTCGACGCGGTCGGCTTCGACGCGACCTACGTGCACGGCGATATCGGCTGGGAATTCTGGAAGAGCGAGGGCAATGCCCTGCCCGACCGCACCATCGCCCTGCTGGAGAAACACAAGCTCGGCCTGTTCGGCGCCATCACCTCGAAGCCAAAGAAGGAAGCTGACGCCGAACTCTCGCCCGCCCTCCGCGGCAAGGGGTACACGTATTACTCGCCCATTGTCACCATGCGGCAGCGCTTCAACCTCGATATCTGTCAGCGGCCGTGCATCGGCTTTCCCGGCAATCCTCTCAATTTCATTCGCAAGAAAGTCGGTGGCGGATTTGAAGAGCCTCAGGTCAACGTGGTCGTCTTCCGCCAGAACACCGAGGGCCTGTACGCGGGCGTCGAATGGACGAATCCGCCGGCACCGGTGCGCAGCGCGCTGGAGTCGCACCCAAAATTCAAGCCGTTTGCCACAACGCGCGGCGAGGACCTGGCGATTTCCGTTCGCATAATTACGCGTCGCGGCGCTGAGCGCATCTCCCGCGCGGCCTTCGAGCACGCCAAAAAATATGACTACAAGAACGTGACCATCTGCGAGAAGCCCAACGTGCTCCGCGAAACCAGCGGCATGATGGAAGAAGTTGCGAAGCAGGTGGCCAGGGACTACTCGATTCCGCTCTGGTCCACCAACATCGACGCGCAGACCATGTGGCTGACCAAGAACCCGGAGGATTACGGGGTGATCATCGCGTCGAACCTCTTTGGCGACGTGATCAGCGACGCTTTTGCCGGTCTGGTCGGTGGCCTGGGTTTTGCCGCCAGCGGCAACATTGGCGACGAAGTCGCAGTCTTTGAGCCGACGCACGGCTCGGCACCCAAGTATGCGGAACTCAATCCACCTATCGTCAATCCCATCGCGATGATATTGTCGGCGGCGATGATGCTCGACCACGTCGGCGAGCACGACAAGGCGGAGCGCGTGCGCAGCGCAATTGCGGCGGTGGTGGCGGAGGGAAAAGTCCGCACCTATGACATGATGCGGATTCCCGGCGGCGCTAAGTCGGTTGCGCAGGGCGCCGCTACAACAATGCAGATGACCGATGCCATCTTGCAGAAGTTGGAAACGGCGAAGGTGCGGCAGCTGACTAGCGTTGGCTCTTAGCTCTTACTTTTTAGCTTTTATGGCGACAACGGCAAACGTGAATACGACAACGTTCGAAGCGGGGCGAAGCGGAGCCGATATTCGCTCCGACTGCCGCGTCGTGTTTTCTGGCCACAGCTCTGGCGGTATCGACATTGAGCTGCAATCGAAAGTTGCGGCGTACTACGGCGATTCGATTCTAACCCAGGCACGCCAGGTATTAGCCGATCTCGGCGTGGAGCACGGGCGACTGTTGATCGAAGACGCCGGGGCATTGCCGTTCGTTATTTCAGCGCGGATTGAAGCCGCGGTGCGGCGTGCAGGCTTGGGCGAAGGCAGGCGATCGCTGCCGGAACAGGTGCCACTGCCCGCGCCTTCGCCACGGGATCGCTTGCGCCGCTCGCGCCTGTACCTGCCGGGCAGTGAGCCAAAGTATTTCGTCAACGCCGCGCTGCATGCGCCCGACACGATTATTCTCGACCTGGAAGACGCGGTTCACTCGAATGAAAAAGATGCGGCGCGCGTGCTGGTGCGGAACGCGTTGCGCGCGGTAGATTTTGGGACGTGTGAGCGCATGGTGCGCATCAATCAGCTTCCGCTCGGGCTGGCGGATTTGGACGAGGTGGTTCCGGAATCTCCCGACCTGGTCCTCATCCCCAAGACGGAGCATCCCGAGCAGGTCGCCGAGGTGGAGCAGCGGATCGCGCGCGTACAGTCGCGCTGCGGGTTGCATCGCGACATCTGGCTGCTGCCGATCCTGGAAACGGCGATGGGAATTGAGAACGCAATGCCGATCGCAACCGCCTCGCCACGCAATGTCGCGCTCACCATTGGCCTGGAGGATTACACCGCCGACATCGGCGTAGCGAAGACGGCGCTGGGGGCTGAGTCGCTGTACGCGCGCACGCGAATCATCAACGCCGCCAAGGCCGCCGGCTTGCAGGCGAATGACTCCGTGTACGGTGATGTCGGTGACCTCGAGGGCCTGGCCGCCTGGGCTCGCAACGCCCGCGCCCTCGGCTTTGAGGGCATGGGCTGCGTCCATCCGCTGCAGGTTGCGGTCATTCACCAGGCGTTTGCCCCGGCGCAACAGGAAATTGATCGGGCGCTGCGAATTGTTGCCGCTTATGAAGACGCGCAGGCGCGCGGCCTCGGCGTGGTAAGCCTGGGCTCGAAGATGATCGACGCGCCGGTGGTACAGCGCGCGCTCAAACTCGTCGAGCGCGCCAGGCTCATGGGGCTGATACATTCGCCGCGAGGGAACACTGATGAACGCTGATTTTTCTGATCCGTTCCGATCCGCGTTAATCAGCGCCGATTCTAGATGAGCACAACCGCCAATTCGATTGAACTCGCCACCAACGCCGCCGGACGCGTGGTTCCTGCCAGCGTCAACGGAGCGCCGCAACGCGTGTACGCGGGCGTGAACAACAATCGTCCGCAGGGACGCAAAGCCGCGCCCCCGGTCCGCACCGCCTCCGACTATCCGATGAATGGAGACAAGCGCGTGCCCGACCTCGAGACCGCCCTGCGCAATTGCGGGCTGAGCGATGGCATGACGATCTCGACGCACCATCACCTGCGCGACGGCGACAGGGTGGCGCTGTGGGCGCTGCAAACCGCGGCAAAGCTGGGTGCGCGCGACCTGATGTGGTTCCCTTCGGCGTCGTTCCCGGCACACGCCCCGGTGATCGAGTTGATGGAATCCGGGAACGTGCACCACATCGAGGGCTCGATGAACGGACCGCTCGGCGATTACTGCACCCAGGGCCGGATGCGCGGCCTAGGCGTGCTGCGCTCGCATGGCGGGCGCTGGCAGGCAATCCAGGATGGCGAGGTACACATTGACATCGCGGTGATCGCCGCCCCGACCGCGGACGCGTTCGGCAATGCCAACGGTTCGCACGGGCCCTCGGCCTGCGGCTCGCTGGGATTTGCGCTCGCGGATTCGATGTACGCCGACCACGTGATCGTCGTCACCGATAACCTGGTCGAGTTCCCCTGCGTTCCGTGGCAAATTCAGGGCAACAATGTGGACTATGTGGTGCAGGTTGATTCCATCGGCGATGCGTCCAAAATCGTATCCGGCACCACGCAGATCACGCGCTCGCCTGACCGCCTGCTGATCGCGCAGCAGGTGGCGCAGTTCGTGCGCGACGCCGGCATCATGCGGCCGGGATTTTCGTTCCAGGCCGGAGCGGGCGGAATCGCGCTTGCATTTGTGGACTACCTGCGACGCCACATGAAGCAGAGCGGCGTGCGCGCGCGCTTTGTGCGCGGCGGCTCCACGCGATACCTTGTCGACTTGCTCCAGGAAGGCTTGACCGACTACATCCTCGACGGCCAGACCTTCG
The Terriglobales bacterium DNA segment above includes these coding regions:
- a CDS encoding glutamate synthase-related protein translates to MTYTRLNASAATLTKNRTEDSVSPFSGMCTTCIDGCIGMCEIGKSAYRGPEMIYPQPFGIITTASQKDYPVDLSHFTILGRCAGAWGCEPDSNKALFPNVNLEVTIGANKKNGIKCKMPLIGAAMGSTNVAKNNWPEYAAGLAISGVPMAIGENVTGMDMNSQFAGGKVISAPELKWRVDSYRDWQLDGYGEVILQANVEDTMLGVQEYAIKNLGVESVELKWGQGAKDIGGEVKIRDLNKAQELQKRGYVVLPNPSDPGVIEAFKRGAFHEFERHSRVGMVTLDGFMKRVEELRKCGAKRITLKTGAYRPEDTARAVKYASLCELDLLTVDGAGGGTGMSPWRMMNEWGIPSVELHSLVYQYYCKLASKKMFLPDLAFAGGFTFEDQMFKGLALGAPFAKLIAYARAPLAAAMVAKNIGKAIESQNLPIYIQRFGMGVDEIFVTAHELRHILGDRFKKLPIGAIGVYTYNQRLAQGLRQFMTGARKFALHYITRDDIASLTTEAARISGIEYIMDVDEKQADDILFANGTSKAAKAAKPRVLAGKNGKGRK
- a CDS encoding HDIG domain-containing protein → MPDAAAGTLHDAVRRLWPELEWIQNKDLLEKVARTWSRAFELSPLTPDDLERIPFTLLVPNCTATFMEHKRCVVHIARRSAEAMREHMGRTLAIDMDVVIAGAILADVGKLLEYENVGGKTRQSKRGELLRHPFTGVALAMECGVPDAVCHIIAAHAAEGDHVRRSTEAIIVHHADFMAYEPFRNLK
- a CDS encoding MmgE/PrpD family protein, with the protein product MTITGPISQFASSLKFEDLSPDAVYQAKRFLLDSIGCALGGYRQHDVVMALQVLDEIAGRGPCTVIGSGKRVDAVSASLANALMIRCMDYNDIYWKQDPSHPSDIFPAALACCERSGSDGRELIVGLVLGHEFECRFCEAAFPGIRERGWHHATLTAFISPIVAGRALHLSAEQIQHAIGISASRHATFGAVTAGKLTMMKNTVDPMATQSGVLAALMAEKGYTGPEHVVDGKEGLTHCFGPEWKLDVLTEGLGQSWRITQCGMKFFPTEALTHAPISAVLDLVHAHDLKPDQVAKVHIRSLARAADILSDPSKYDPHTKETADHSLPYVIAAALVDRQVTPAQFTPEKIMDAKIRAQLRKVEVIGDPEIEKVFPALQRVIVTVRTTSGQEFTRQLDYPKGDPRNRLSDAEIEEKFAALAGPVMSRAAQEKIREAVWNLEKLESVSGLMKLLKEKRMVANQTKGMAHGSDDH
- the lysF gene encoding homoaconitase is translated as MGQTITEKIAQAHLAQGPKRAVRAGDFVSIRPKHVMTHDNTSAVIKKFKSIGATTIHDPRQPVFALDHDIQNQCEENRKKYSAIEAFAREHGIDFYPAGTGIGHQIMCERGYVTPGSFVVASDSHSNMYGALAAIGTPVVRTDAAAIWATGEFWWQIPRTVQVVLDGSLTPGVSGKDVIIALCGAFNVHVLNAAVEFSGPGVASLSLDARMTIANMTTEWGALVGWFPCDEITIQWLRERRQERLQRGEPARYSEADLRSWVTDPPHPDADADYAARITLDLSHLTPHVSGPDTVQEMTSLVELEKKKVAIQKAYLLSCVNSRVEDLEEAALVLLNKKVAPSVKFYLGAASKRVQEEAERRGIWRTLEEAGATTLPAGCGPCIGLGVGLLEPGEVGISATNRNFKGRMGSREAQCYLASPAVVAASAVAGYICGPETLGRPSGERDDRKKTGGMLARYKNLQVGRRSESAGETVEIIPGFPERLRGRLVFVPKDNLNTDAIYPGSYTYRDDVTPQMMADVAFSNYDPEFPKLTRPGDVIVSGANFGTGSSREQAATSLKAKGFPLLIAASFSQTYLRNAFNNGFLCIEIPELVKRLKADFAQQIAAGGKTIIPGDEVAIDFTSGVVTWRSDQFRFPPLGAVPQSLVVAGGVENLVARRLRS
- a CDS encoding isocitrate/isopropylmalate family dehydrogenase, whose product is MAKHTLVSMPGDGIGNQVLPEAIRVLDAVGFDATYVHGDIGWEFWKSEGNALPDRTIALLEKHKLGLFGAITSKPKKEADAELSPALRGKGYTYYSPIVTMRQRFNLDICQRPCIGFPGNPLNFIRKKVGGGFEEPQVNVVVFRQNTEGLYAGVEWTNPPAPVRSALESHPKFKPFATTRGEDLAISVRIITRRGAERISRAAFEHAKKYDYKNVTICEKPNVLRETSGMMEEVAKQVARDYSIPLWSTNIDAQTMWLTKNPEDYGVIIASNLFGDVISDAFAGLVGGLGFAASGNIGDEVAVFEPTHGSAPKYAELNPPIVNPIAMILSAAMMLDHVGEHDKAERVRSAIAAVVAEGKVRTYDMMRIPGGAKSVAQGAATTMQMTDAILQKLETAKVRQLTSVGS
- a CDS encoding aldolase/citrate lyase family protein; translated protein: MATTANVNTTTFEAGRSGADIRSDCRVVFSGHSSGGIDIELQSKVAAYYGDSILTQARQVLADLGVEHGRLLIEDAGALPFVISARIEAAVRRAGLGEGRRSLPEQVPLPAPSPRDRLRRSRLYLPGSEPKYFVNAALHAPDTIILDLEDAVHSNEKDAARVLVRNALRAVDFGTCERMVRINQLPLGLADLDEVVPESPDLVLIPKTEHPEQVAEVEQRIARVQSRCGLHRDIWLLPILETAMGIENAMPIATASPRNVALTIGLEDYTADIGVAKTALGAESLYARTRIINAAKAAGLQANDSVYGDVGDLEGLAAWARNARALGFEGMGCVHPLQVAVIHQAFAPAQQEIDRALRIVAAYEDAQARGLGVVSLGSKMIDAPVVQRALKLVERARLMGLIHSPRGNTDER
- a CDS encoding citrate lyase subunit alpha, encoding MSTTANSIELATNAAGRVVPASVNGAPQRVYAGVNNNRPQGRKAAPPVRTASDYPMNGDKRVPDLETALRNCGLSDGMTISTHHHLRDGDRVALWALQTAAKLGARDLMWFPSASFPAHAPVIELMESGNVHHIEGSMNGPLGDYCTQGRMRGLGVLRSHGGRWQAIQDGEVHIDIAVIAAPTADAFGNANGSHGPSACGSLGFALADSMYADHVIVVTDNLVEFPCVPWQIQGNNVDYVVQVDSIGDASKIVSGTTQITRSPDRLLIAQQVAQFVRDAGIMRPGFSFQAGAGGIALAFVDYLRRHMKQSGVRARFVRGGSTRYLVDLLQEGLTDYILDGQTFDLEAVRSMANDPRHVATSPFTSYNYHGKGFFNSLVDVVVLGATEVDVHFNANVVTHSDGRLLHGIGGWQNCLFAGCTILAVPSFRDRIPVIVDQVTTLTGPGELVDVVVTERGIAINPRRQDLLDAVKGSSLPIRPIQDIQRDVERICGGKPQKPRLTEKPVAVVKWVDGTVLDTVWQIST